Proteins found in one Hirundo rustica isolate bHirRus1 chromosome Z, bHirRus1.pri.v3, whole genome shotgun sequence genomic segment:
- the LOC120765283 gene encoding uncharacterized protein LOC120765283, which produces MLWNETATCKETCQKPHWDSRLQLAPDQESYKKNEEVMLSCPRGFQPLFNYVKCTGKALSVINGNPVYREAWNGRDRRNSWINLPPKFRVQCLDILQVVPESLKVSSTSIKLNWICMLPDMCPHIRARCRLEHHPSSNCKAEEVKGEEILQGQEGTFICPPLQPFTVYSVTISLMPSTILYTRFFTTKEMVPDKPEQPWLDSSRGSIRWKALPSCKGEIIGYQLNITTMRAEDGSFLEFSQVLVNQSVSEYVPPRQTAGSKYLVTVQGLTAAGAGAASQLEFQTYVMVSGQGLGPWPGSTVVVVVVVLL; this is translated from the exons ATGCTGTGGAATGAGACTGCCACCTGCAAAG AAACATGCCAAAAACCCCACTGGGACTCCAGACTCCAGCTGGCACCAGACCAGGAGAGTTACAAGAAGAATGAAGAAGTGATGCTGAGCTGTCCCAGGggtttccagccactcttcaaCTATGTCAAATGTACAGGAAAAGCTCTGTCTGTTATCAATGGAAACCCTGTATACAGAGAAGCTTGGAATGGAAGGGACAGAAGAAACAGCTGGATCAACCTTCCGCCCAAGTTCAGGGTACAGTGCCTTG ATATCCTCCAGGTTGTCCCTGAGAGCCTGAAGGtttccagcaccagcatcaaACTGAACTGGATCTGCATGCTCCCTGATATGTGCCCGCATATTCGGGCCAGGTGCCGGCTGGAGCACCATCCCTCCTCAAACTGTAAGGCTGAGGAGGTGAAGGGAGAGGAGATACTACAAGGCCAAGAGGGAACTTTCATCTgcccccctctgcagcccttcaCTGTCTACAGTGTCACCATCTCCCTGATGCCTAGCACAATCCTGTACACACGGTTCTTCACGACAAAGGAAATGG TGCCAGACAAACCAGAGCAGCCGTGGCTGGATAGCAGCAGGGGGTCCATCAGGTGGAAGGCGCTGCCCTCCTGCAAAGGGGAAATCATTGGATACCAG CTGAACATCACCACCATGAGAGCGGAGGACGGCAGCTTCCTCGAATTCAGTCAGGTGTTGGTGAACCAGTCTGTCTCTGAGTATGTGCCACCTCGCCAGACGGCTGGCAGCAAATACCTGGTGACAGTGCAGGGCctgacagcagctggggctggggctgcatcACAGCTGGAATTCCAAACCTACGTCATGG TTTCAGGGCAGGGTCTGGGCCCTTGGCCTGGGTCAACAGTCGTTGTAgtggtggtggtgctgctg
- the LOC120765596 gene encoding LOW QUALITY PROTEIN: uncharacterized protein LOC120765596 (The sequence of the model RefSeq protein was modified relative to this genomic sequence to represent the inferred CDS: deleted 1 base in 1 codon), giving the protein MALQSLTLRFLLVLASLLSAHGQEELFNIQIVPQGTDMCQRPLWDSRLQLEPDQKNYKKNEEVMLSCPEGFQPSFTHVKCSSEVQSFTHGKPVYREVWTVRNSRGVWVRIRSGVECSEILQVDPKTIEISSTAIKLDWTCKFPDACQGLRAMCRLAAPSSPPCEAEEVNGEQMLHGQEGTFTCSALQPFTEYSVTINLHNTTLFSWLFLTEEAVPGKLEELWLDPDRGSLRWNSLPSCNGEIIGYQLSITARNAVDSSVLETERLRLNGSVTEHRLPEHGAGGSYAVTIRGLTAAGAGAALMREFHTSSSDPPRPQGIGCRSARDIAPSRGTAVLPLRPIARPSEAAREHQLIVATTHNGSVIESICSGRTQLFNASTYLAAVLNLTGPTDFVLGDGSRGQGQHNAALRPGCDYTALLLLVRLSPQAEKFTCVCYSFSVVAEQTVGQWHGIVIGLVVLLAVLLAGAVILWFVLSRKRKYLPNKTKEDN; this is encoded by the exons ATGGCCCTGCAGTCACTGACTCTGAGGTTTCTCCTGGTCCTTGCATCTCTACTGTCAGCACATGGCCAGGAAGAACTTTTCAACATCCAAATAGTGCCCCAGGGAACAG ATATGTGTCAAAGGCCCCTGTGGGACTCCAGACTCCAGCTGGAACCAGACCAGAAGAATTATAAGAAGAATGAAGAAGTGATGCTGAGCTGCCCTGAAGGTTTCCAGCCATCCTTCACCCATGTCAAATGTTCGAGTGAAGTCCAGTCCTTCACTCATGGGAAACCTGTATACAGAGAAGTCTGGACTGTGAGAAACTCCAGAGGTGTCTGGGTTCGCATTCGGTCTGGTGTGGAGTGCAGTG AAATCCTCCAGGTTGACCCCAAGACCATTGAGATTTCCAGCACCGCCATCAAACTGGACTGGACCTGCAAGTTCCCTGATGcctgccagggcctgagggCCATGTGCCGGCTGGCAGcaccttcctcccctccctgtgaGGCTGAGGAGGTGAATggagagcagatgttacatGGCCAAGAGGGAACATTCACCTGCTCCGCTTTGCAGCCCTTCACTGAGTACAGTGTCACCATCAACTTGCACAACACAACCCTTTTCTCATGGTTGTTCCTGACAGAGGAAGCAG TGCCGGGCAAACTGGAAGAGCTGTGGCTGGATCCCGACAGGGGCTCTCTCAGGTGGAACTCGCTGCCCTCTTGCAACGGGGAGATCATCGGATACCAG CTGAGCATCACAGCCAGGAACGCAGTGGACAGCAGCGTGCTGGAGACGGAGCGGCTGCGGCTCAATGGCTCCGTCACGGAGCACCGGCTGCCGGAGCACGGCGCCGGCGGCAGCTACGCCGTGACGATCCGGGGACTGACGGCTGCCGGAGCCGGGGCCGCGTTGATGAGGGAGTTTCACACCAGCAGCTCCG accccccGCGCCCGCAGGGCATCGGCTGCCGCAGCGCCCGCGACATCGCCCCATCCCGAGGGACGGCCGTGCTCCCCCTGCGCCCCATCGCCCGCCCCTCGGAGGCAGCCAG GGAGCACCAGCTGATCGTGGCCACGACGCACAACGGCTCCGTGATCGAGAGCATCTGCTCGGGGCGGACGCAGCTCTTCAACGCCAGCACCTACCTGGCCGCTGTCCTCAACCTC ACCGGCCCCACGGACTTCGTGCTGGGCGACGGGAGCCGCGGGCAGGGCCAGCACAACGCTGCCCTCCGCCCGGGCTGCGACTACAcggccctgctgctcctcgtCCGCCTCTCGCCGCAG GCAGAGAAGTTCACCTGCGTCTGCTACAGCTTCTCTGTTG TTGCAGAGCAGACTGTGGGCCAGTGGCATGGGATTGTGATTGGACTGGTTGTGCTGTTGGCAGTCCTCCTTGCAGGTGCGGTCATCCTGTGGTTTGTGCTCTCCAG GAAAAGGAAGTATTTGCCCAACAAAACTAAGGAGGATAATTAA